A portion of the Pseudorasbora parva isolate DD20220531a chromosome 1, ASM2467924v1, whole genome shotgun sequence genome contains these proteins:
- the aplnr2 gene encoding apelin receptor 2, which produces MSGSLPFPSPSPFPSCDYSEWTPTWVLIPSVYLLVFVVGSLGNGLVLWVYLDRRVRGRGRIGSCSKSSQSNDPPPCRSTPSSRSVTESLIASLALADLAFVMTLPLWATYTALGYHWPFGHVLCQVSSYIVALNMYASVFSLTGLSVERYRVITRQRGNGSKQGPSTTRAKWIVGIVWLAAGILALPALFLRTVREVDLEVGADGDMQDGQGSSCLCDMDYSSLISSELDPAASEQAELVWSAALGLKSTLLGFLLPLVVLLLCYGWLGRLLSRHFSLGLRPDHTRQRRLLRIIITLVLAFFLCWLPFHTNKTLSAMVELGILPFSCSFDQWLVAAHPYSICLGYINSCLNPLLYACCDPALRKHCSGLLACIWVKCRGQKGGEEEQCKSSPIPSGTHEVTVSRDDQ; this is translated from the coding sequence ATGTCTGGGTCTCTGCCCTTCCCTTCACCGTCTCCCTTTCCCTCATGTGACTACAGTGAGTGGACTCCAACTTGGGTGCTGATTCCGAGTGTGTACCTCTTGGTGTTTGTCGTGGGGTCCCTGGGAAACGGCTTAGTGCTATGGGTGTATCTGGACCGTCGAGTGAGAGGCCGTGGGAGGATTGGCAGCTGCTCCAAATCTTCCCAGTCCAACGATCCTCCTCCTTGCCGCTCCACCCCTTCTTCTCGTTCAGTGACAGAGTCTTTAATAGCTAGTCTAGCATTGGCTGACCTGGCCTTTGTCATGACCCTGCCTTTGTGGGCGACATACACAGCGCTGGGCTACCACTGGCCCTTCGGCCATGTTCTGTGTCAGGTTAGCAGTTACATTGTGGCGCTGAACATGTACGCGAGTGTGTTTTCTCTGACTGGGCTTAGCGTGGAGCGTTACCGCGTCATCACACGACAGCGTGGCAACGGATCAAAGCAGGGGCCGTCAACCACACGTGCCAAGTGGATTGTGGGTATTGTGTGGCTAGCGGCTGGAATCCTGGCACTTCCTGCTCTATTTCTGCGAACTGTTAGGGAGGTGGATTTAGAAGTGGGAGCTGATGGCGACATGCAGGATGGACAAGGGTCCTCCTGCTTGTGTGACATGGACTACTCCAGTTTGATCTCAAGCGAACTAGATCCTGCAGCTTCAGAGCAGGCGGAGCTGGTGTGGTCAGCAGCTTTGGGTTTAAAATCAACTCTGCTTGGATTTCTGTTACCTCTGGTAGTGCTTCTGCTCTGCTACGGCTGGCTGGGGCGTCTCCTTTCCCGACACTTTAGCCTCGGCCTGCGCCCCGATCATACACGCCAACGCAGGCTCCTCCGCATCATCATCACCTTAGTGCTGGCCTTCTTCCTCTGCTGGCTACCCTTCCACACCAACAAGACACTCTCTGCTATGGTGGAATTGGGCATCCTTCCCTTTTCCTGCAGTTTCGACCAGTGGCTGGTGGCGGCCCATCCATACTCCATCTGTCTGGGCTACATAAACAGCTGTTTGAACCCTCTGCTGTACGCTTGCTGTGACCCAGCACTCCGGAAGCACTGCAGCGGCCTGCTCGCGTGCATATGGGTCAAATGTAGAGGTCAAAAGGGAGGAGAGGAGGAACAATGCAAGAGTTCACCAATACCATCTGGGACGCATGAAGTGACAGTTAGTAGAGATGATCAATGA
- the psmc3 gene encoding 26S proteasome regulatory subunit 6A: protein MSSLNDRSVWDEVEDGIGEEVLKMSTEEIVQRTRLLDSEIKIMKSEVLRVTHELQAMKDKIKENTEKIKVNKTLPYLVSNVIELLDVDPNDQEEDGANIDLDSQRKGKCAVIKTSTRQTYFLPVIGLVDAEKLKPGDLVGVNKDSYLILETLPTEYDSRVKAMEVDERPTEQYSDIGGLDKQIQELVEAIVLPMNHKEKFENLGIQPPKGVLMYGPPGTGKTLLARACAAQTKATFLKLAGPQLVQMFIGDGAKLVRDAFALAKEKAPSIIFIDELDAIGTKRFDSEKAGDREVQRTMLELLNQLDGFQPNMQVKVIAATNRVDILDPALLRSGRLDRKIEFPMPNEEARARIMQIHSRKMNVCPDVNYEELARCTDDFNGAQCKAVCVEAGMIALRRGATELNHEDYMEGILEVQAKKKANLQYYA, encoded by the exons ATGTCGTCGCTGAATGACAGATCAGTTTGGGATGAGGTGGag GATGGCATCGGCGAGGAAGTTCTTAAGATGTCCACTGAAGAGATTGTTCAGAGGACTCGTCTTTTGGACAGTGAGATTAAG ATCATGAAGAGTGAGGTTCTGCGTGTCACTCATGAGCTGCAGGCCATGAAAGACAAGATCAAGGAAAACACTGAGAAGATCAAAGTGAACAAGACTCTGCCGTACCTCGTCTCTAATGTCATAGAG CTGCTGGATGTCGATCCTAATGACCAGGAAGAGGACGGGGCCAACATTGATCTCGACTCACAGAGGAAGGGCAAGTGTGCCGTCATCAAAACATCCACACGGCAG ACCTATTTCCTGCCTGTGATTGGTTTGGTGGATGCTGAGAAACTGAAACCTGGTGATCTTGTG GGTGTAAATAAAGACTCCTATCTGATTTTGGAGACTCTACCCACTGAGTATGACTCTAGAGTTAAGGCTATGGAAGTCGATGAGAGGCCTACAGAGCAGTACAGTGACATTGGTGGCCTTGACAAACAGATCCAAGAG CTGGTGGAAGCGATTGTTCTGCCAATGAATCACAAAGAGAAGTTTGAGAATCTGGGCATCCAACCACCAAAGGGAGTGCTGATGTATGGACCACCAGGCACAGGAAAGACCTTGCTGGCCAGAGCCTGTGCAGCCCAAACCAAG GCAACATTTTTGAAGTTGGCTGGCCCTCAGCTGGTGCAAATGTTTATTGGTGATGGTGCCAAACTGGTGCGTGATGCATTTGCTCTGGCCAAGGAGAAAGCTCCCTCCATTATCTTCATTGATGAGCTAGACGCTATTGGCACCAAGCGATTTGACAGTGAGAAGGCTGGAGACAGAGAGGTGCAGAGGACCATGCTGGAGCTGCTGAATCAGTTAGATGGCTTCCAGCCCAACATGCAAGTGAAG GTGATTGCTGCCACTAACAGGGTGGATATCCTTGACCCGGCTCTACTGCGTTCAGGTCGTCTGGATCGTAAGATTGAGTTCCCCATGCCCAACGAGGAGGCTCGTGCTCGTATTATGCAGATCCACTCACGCAAGATGAATGTCTG TCCTGATGTGAATTATGAAGAATTGGCACGTTGTACTGATGACTTCAATGGAGCTCAGTGTAAAGCAGTGTGTGTTGAGGCT GGCATGATTGCTCTGCGGCGTGGGGCCACTGAACTTAACCACGAGGATTACATGGAAGGCATTCTGGAGGTGCAAGCGAAGAAGAAGGCCAATCTGCAGTACTATGCTTAA